In Candidatus Binatia bacterium, a genomic segment contains:
- a CDS encoding DNA translocase FtsK 4TM domain-containing protein, whose product MATKPPKKTRTVAKVRAKSKPAARTRAKSRARDKAKSRPRGSAKVARLEEVPAPGKMQTLGREVLGVGVGLLAALVLVAVASYSPENRDNLAGPLGYAIADVLVSAIGIAAYLVPVGLAAWGSLVFRGSRANMGPLFGLAVGLGLLSGATLLQLLLGQWQEMEAGGIVGGFLRVLLADNFGPAGAWMITGTVFAISVSIATGQTLRGLAQKTGKAARGGASRVRDGMRRRRAAVPIELGGAEEIQPSGGRASVRRPAQIPPEPAPRAASAGAARRAPVISTAPGDAGRKKVRRQVEMRFDDGNYSLPQSSLLDSPPAKDDTVNEEALQGQAKRLEAKLGSFGVEGEVIQIYPGPVITTYEFEPAPGVKVARITRLVDDLTMALSARSLRIVAPIPGKSVVGIEVSNEKRDMVAMREIIMGDGFTQSKGHLELALGHDTTGLPVCADLSKMPHLLVAGATGAGKSVFLNSMITSLLLRCTPRDVRMVLIDPKQLEMAPYEDIPHLLVPVITKAKPAVIVLNNLVAEMELRYRMIKEKGVRSIDAYNKKIAKEEAAGEGGGPVSGSGSDEEEASIHQHMPRLVVIVDEWADLVMTRKDAEEPITLLAQKARAAGIHLVLATQRPSVDVITGIIKANFPARIAFQVRAKVDSRTILDVMGAERLLGMGDMLFLSPGASSLQRLHGAFISDEEVERIVDFVKEQEEPQYEMVMMEDSTPDEEGGGEGGGDAELDDLYDKALSIVVDSGKTSISYLQRRLQIGYNRSARIIESMEREGALSSPDHRGMREIIAPRIDPQD is encoded by the coding sequence ATGGCTACAAAACCTCCCAAAAAGACCAGAACGGTTGCGAAGGTGCGGGCCAAGTCGAAACCGGCGGCGCGTACCAGAGCGAAGTCCAGAGCGCGCGACAAAGCGAAGAGTCGACCTCGCGGCAGCGCAAAGGTCGCCCGCCTCGAGGAGGTTCCGGCGCCGGGCAAGATGCAGACGCTGGGCCGCGAAGTCCTGGGCGTCGGGGTCGGCCTGCTCGCCGCATTGGTTCTGGTCGCGGTCGCCTCATACTCTCCCGAAAACCGAGACAACCTGGCTGGGCCCCTGGGCTATGCCATCGCCGACGTTCTCGTTTCTGCGATCGGGATCGCCGCATATCTGGTGCCGGTCGGGTTGGCCGCCTGGGGCTCGCTGGTCTTTCGCGGTTCTCGAGCCAATATGGGGCCACTCTTCGGGTTGGCGGTCGGGCTGGGCCTGCTCTCGGGGGCGACCTTGTTGCAGCTGCTGCTCGGGCAATGGCAGGAGATGGAAGCTGGCGGCATTGTCGGCGGTTTCCTGCGGGTTCTGCTGGCCGATAATTTCGGACCGGCGGGGGCGTGGATGATCACTGGAACCGTTTTTGCGATCAGCGTCTCGATCGCAACGGGTCAGACGTTGCGCGGATTGGCGCAGAAGACCGGCAAGGCAGCTCGCGGAGGCGCTTCGCGCGTTCGCGACGGTATGCGTCGCAGGCGCGCCGCTGTGCCGATCGAACTGGGCGGCGCCGAGGAGATCCAACCCTCCGGGGGCCGGGCCTCGGTCCGTCGTCCGGCGCAGATTCCACCTGAGCCTGCACCGCGGGCAGCGTCTGCGGGAGCTGCGCGCAGAGCACCGGTGATTTCGACGGCTCCTGGCGATGCCGGGCGGAAAAAGGTTCGCCGACAGGTGGAAATGCGCTTCGACGATGGCAACTACAGCTTGCCGCAATCAAGCCTTCTGGATTCCCCTCCGGCCAAGGATGATACGGTCAACGAGGAGGCTCTGCAGGGGCAGGCGAAGCGCCTCGAGGCCAAGCTGGGTTCCTTCGGTGTCGAAGGTGAAGTCATTCAGATTTACCCGGGCCCGGTGATTACAACTTACGAGTTCGAACCAGCACCCGGCGTCAAGGTCGCCCGGATCACCCGATTGGTGGACGACCTGACGATGGCCTTGAGTGCGCGAAGCCTCCGAATCGTGGCGCCGATTCCCGGCAAGTCTGTGGTCGGAATCGAGGTCTCGAACGAAAAGCGCGACATGGTCGCGATGCGCGAGATCATCATGGGCGACGGGTTCACCCAGTCCAAAGGCCATCTCGAATTGGCTCTGGGTCACGACACGACCGGCTTGCCGGTCTGTGCCGATCTGTCCAAGATGCCGCACCTTCTTGTGGCGGGCGCCACGGGTGCCGGTAAATCGGTCTTCCTCAACTCCATGATCACCAGCCTCCTCCTGCGTTGCACGCCTCGGGATGTGCGCATGGTTTTGATCGACCCCAAGCAGCTCGAGATGGCCCCTTACGAGGATATCCCGCATCTTCTGGTGCCGGTGATTACCAAGGCCAAGCCGGCGGTCATCGTTCTCAACAATCTGGTCGCTGAAATGGAATTGCGCTACCGGATGATCAAGGAAAAAGGCGTTCGCAGCATCGATGCCTACAACAAGAAGATCGCCAAGGAAGAGGCTGCGGGCGAGGGCGGTGGTCCGGTGTCGGGGAGCGGCAGCGACGAGGAGGAAGCGTCGATTCATCAGCATATGCCGCGCCTTGTCGTGATCGTCGACGAGTGGGCGGATCTGGTGATGACGCGCAAGGACGCCGAGGAGCCGATCACGCTTCTGGCACAGAAGGCCCGTGCCGCCGGCATTCACCTCGTGCTGGCAACCCAGCGGCCCTCCGTGGATGTGATTACCGGTATCATCAAGGCAAACTTCCCGGCGCGTATTGCATTTCAGGTCCGTGCCAAGGTCGACTCCCGAACCATTCTCGACGTGATGGGTGCCGAGCGGCTGCTCGGGATGGGGGATATGCTCTTTCTCTCACCCGGGGCCTCTTCGCTGCAAAGGCTCCACGGTGCCTTCATCTCGGATGAAGAAGTCGAGCGCATCGTCGATTTCGTCAAGGAACAGGAAGAGCCGCAATACGAGATGGTGATGATGGAGGATTCCACCCCCGACGAGGAAGGGGGCGGCGAGGGTGGTGGCGATGCCGAACTCGACGACCTCTACGACAAGGCGCTGTCGATTGTTGTGGACTCCGGGAAAACATCGATTTCCTACCTCCAGCGTCGCTTGCAGATCGGTTATAACCGCTCGGCGCGCATCATCGAGTCGATGGAACGCGAGGGAGCCCTTTCCAGCCCGGATCATCGCGGGATGCGCGAGATCATCGCGCCGCGAATCGACCCCCAGGATTGA
- the lolA gene encoding outer membrane lipoprotein chaperone LolA, with product MGSRPRICCRTLLIVACISLSVGASAAPDRAATAVELVQARYDETATLSGRFVQEVSLGASGRVIRSEGTLKFHKPGRMRWEYEGPDPQILIADGKTLWIHQPEDAQVLRAPLEQAFASSTPVSFLFGVARLGEDFRAKILPPGRNGSLRLKLEPKAPDAQGSSGVLVLEVDPTTYDLRAAVVRDPLGNQTRVALVDIRRNLTLDDSLFIFERPPGTDVQQAPSGR from the coding sequence ATGGGAAGCCGTCCCCGGATCTGTTGCCGGACTTTATTGATCGTCGCATGCATAAGCCTTTCGGTCGGGGCGAGCGCTGCGCCCGACCGGGCCGCGACGGCCGTCGAGCTTGTGCAGGCCCGGTACGACGAGACCGCGACGCTTTCCGGCCGCTTCGTGCAGGAAGTTTCGCTCGGTGCGAGCGGTCGGGTGATCCGCTCCGAAGGAACCCTGAAATTTCACAAGCCGGGACGGATGCGCTGGGAATATGAGGGGCCGGATCCGCAGATCCTGATCGCAGATGGCAAGACCCTCTGGATTCATCAACCCGAGGACGCGCAGGTCCTGCGGGCACCCCTGGAACAAGCCTTCGCCTCGAGTACGCCGGTATCCTTCCTGTTTGGGGTGGCTCGTCTCGGGGAGGATTTTCGGGCGAAAATCCTGCCACCCGGCAGGAATGGTTCTCTGCGCCTCAAGCTGGAGCCCAAAGCACCCGACGCTCAGGGATCCAGCGGAGTGCTCGTGCTGGAGGTCGACCCGACCACCTACGACCTGCGCGCGGCCGTGGTGCGCGATCCTCTGGGGAATCAAACTCGAGTGGCTCTCGTGGATATCCGTCGCAACCTGACGCTGGACGACAGTCTTTTTATCTTTGAGCGCCCGCCCGGTACCGATGTGCAGCAGGCGCCCTCGGGTCGATGA
- a CDS encoding TIGR03619 family F420-dependent LLM class oxidoreductase, whose amino-acid sequence MRSRAFGVGIAPRRFGLVSPVVTLHPRAHGAWEVSAGLSELREVAQAADHSGYDFLTASEHVAMPTAAVGTRGARYYDPLATLGYLAALTSEIRLLPHVVVLPYAHPMAVAKRYGTLDALSQGRVLLGVGVGSLEEEFELLGVDFTARGERYEEALRALRVALDGETPSFHGRFFDFEDFVMEPRAVQARVPLWLGGRSERSLRRALLLGEGWIPFGVSASQLRGFLERAEASPAARARMERRAPALEIVVQPEHPLDLRGRQSVRGCREMLEAYTEIGVTGFKLRFRADTLREFLAQLEVFRHEIADPMRGAGPDKDSGG is encoded by the coding sequence ATGAGGTCCCGGGCTTTCGGGGTTGGCATCGCGCCGCGGCGCTTCGGGCTCGTCAGTCCCGTGGTAACGCTTCACCCCCGTGCGCATGGCGCATGGGAAGTCTCGGCCGGGCTGTCCGAGCTGCGCGAGGTGGCGCAAGCCGCCGACCATTCGGGTTATGATTTCCTGACAGCCAGCGAACACGTGGCGATGCCGACAGCCGCGGTAGGCACGCGCGGCGCTCGCTATTACGACCCGTTGGCGACACTCGGCTACCTGGCTGCGCTGACCAGCGAGATTCGACTTCTCCCGCACGTGGTGGTTTTGCCCTACGCGCATCCCATGGCGGTGGCCAAGCGCTACGGCACCCTCGATGCGCTCTCGCAGGGCCGTGTCCTTCTGGGCGTCGGGGTTGGCAGTCTGGAGGAGGAGTTTGAGTTGCTCGGCGTCGATTTCACGGCCCGGGGTGAGCGCTACGAGGAAGCATTGCGGGCGCTGCGAGTAGCTTTGGATGGCGAGACGCCTTCGTTTCACGGACGCTTTTTCGACTTCGAGGACTTTGTGATGGAGCCCCGCGCCGTGCAGGCAAGGGTGCCGCTGTGGCTGGGTGGGCGCAGTGAGCGATCTTTGCGGCGAGCTTTGCTGCTCGGTGAGGGGTGGATCCCGTTCGGTGTTTCGGCATCGCAGTTGCGAGGGTTTCTGGAGCGTGCCGAGGCGTCACCCGCCGCCCGGGCTCGCATGGAGCGCCGAGCCCCGGCTCTGGAAATTGTAGTCCAACCGGAGCATCCGTTGGATTTGCGTGGGCGCCAGTCGGTCCGGGGATGCCGCGAGATGTTGGAGGCTTATACGGAAATCGGGGTCACCGGGTTCAAACTTCGCTTTCGGGCAGATACCCTCAGGGAGTTCCTCGCCCAACTGGAAGTCTTCCGGCATGAAATTGCCGATCCGATGCGAGGGGCCGGACCAGACAAGGACTCGGGGGGATAG
- a CDS encoding YajQ family cyclic di-GMP-binding protein has protein sequence MPSFDVVSTVDMQEVANALQQARREVEQRYDFKGSNTEIEQDDEGIKITSSDDYKVTAVVDVLQTKLLKRGVDLKFLEYEKAEPAAGGRARQVVRIQQGLDKEAAKEVVKAIKAEKLKVQAQVQDDQVRVTGKKRDELQSVMALLKGLDFRRPLQFVNLRD, from the coding sequence TTGCCATCATTTGATGTGGTTTCGACCGTAGATATGCAGGAAGTCGCAAACGCGCTGCAGCAGGCGCGTCGCGAAGTTGAGCAGCGTTATGATTTCAAGGGCTCGAACACCGAAATCGAGCAGGATGACGAGGGGATCAAGATTACCTCATCGGATGACTACAAGGTGACGGCTGTGGTCGACGTCCTGCAGACCAAGCTGCTCAAGCGCGGCGTGGATCTCAAGTTTCTGGAGTACGAAAAGGCCGAACCCGCGGCCGGCGGTCGGGCTCGTCAGGTGGTGCGCATCCAGCAAGGACTGGACAAGGAGGCTGCCAAGGAGGTGGTGAAGGCCATCAAGGCGGAAAAGCTCAAGGTACAAGCGCAAGTTCAGGATGATCAGGTCCGTGTCACGGGGAAAAAGCGCGACGAGTTGCAGTCGGTGATGGCCTTGCTCAAGGGACTCGACTTCCGTCGCCCGCTCCAATTCGTGAATCTGCGAGATTAG
- a CDS encoding TraR/DksA family transcriptional regulator yields the protein MRKAFLNKQQKSLLEIRGQVLVDISDDAKQGMGAEKDDGRDTYDLASDERDRDIGMILSNRDRDKLAQIDGALTRINKGSYGICEECELDIAEDRLKALPFSRLCVICQADKEKEARQTRRPDEERSYRRMGGGEGDEAGE from the coding sequence ATGAGAAAAGCATTTCTGAACAAGCAGCAAAAATCCCTCCTCGAGATTCGCGGGCAGGTTCTTGTCGATATTTCGGATGACGCCAAGCAGGGTATGGGCGCGGAAAAGGACGATGGTCGAGATACCTATGACCTCGCCAGCGACGAGCGTGATCGCGATATCGGCATGATTCTTTCCAATCGCGATCGAGACAAACTCGCCCAGATCGATGGGGCTCTGACCCGGATCAACAAGGGTTCCTACGGCATCTGCGAGGAATGCGAGCTCGATATCGCCGAGGATCGCCTCAAGGCGCTTCCTTTCTCCCGCCTCTGCGTGATTTGTCAGGCGGACAAGGAGAAGGAGGCTCGCCAGACCCGTCGGCCGGACGAAGAACGCAGTTACCGCCGCATGGGTGGTGGCGAAGGCGACGAGGCGGGCGAGTAG
- a CDS encoding DUF4147 domain-containing protein, with protein MSEQLYADVTAIFEAALRGVDPFRLVRGSLRVKEGLLVVGSPTRGAVLPLRSLFVAGAGKASAGMAAAVASRVPEARGLVIRPPGGAPNPSGGIRQFEGNHPTPGMESFHAAEALLEAVARTPEDTDVLFLLSGGASALLSQPCPGISRDQKMSFTEQMLRAGAPIGLLNRARMRLSALKGGRFLDRVAPRRVTTLALSDVPGGARWEIGSGPTCSPPKRIWAEDLRPELRRLLGGEALTPELEQRMGPGVSPAGSDSPGPWLSIGDNTRARQAAAREARRRRYGTRVSRYRLRGEASVAADQVLAELAIQPESVSCVVFGGETTVAVGDASGSGGRSQELALAAVPGLSGGGWVLLAAGTDGVDGVSGAAGGVVGPGTLPFLGSRAVAAGLRAHDSATVLAKAGGLLVTGPTGTNVGDLVVAVRSA; from the coding sequence GTGTCGGAGCAGTTGTATGCGGATGTCACCGCAATTTTCGAGGCCGCCTTGCGAGGAGTCGATCCTTTCCGGCTGGTGCGGGGTTCTCTTCGGGTAAAAGAGGGCCTGCTTGTCGTCGGCAGTCCGACTCGAGGAGCCGTGCTTCCCCTGCGGAGTCTTTTTGTTGCCGGTGCCGGAAAGGCGTCGGCCGGGATGGCGGCAGCGGTGGCCAGTCGTGTGCCGGAGGCCCGCGGTCTTGTCATTCGGCCACCGGGAGGAGCGCCGAATCCCTCCGGCGGAATCAGGCAATTTGAGGGGAACCACCCCACGCCGGGCATGGAGAGTTTCCACGCGGCGGAAGCTTTGCTCGAGGCCGTGGCGCGGACCCCCGAGGATACCGACGTTCTGTTTCTTCTCTCGGGCGGTGCGTCGGCTCTTCTCTCCCAGCCTTGCCCCGGAATCTCACGCGACCAGAAAATGTCTTTCACCGAGCAGATGCTGCGCGCAGGTGCGCCGATCGGTCTTTTGAATCGCGCGAGGATGCGTCTGTCCGCCCTCAAGGGAGGGCGTTTCCTCGACAGGGTCGCCCCCCGCCGCGTGACGACGTTGGCGCTCTCGGACGTGCCGGGTGGGGCGAGGTGGGAAATTGGCTCGGGCCCGACCTGCTCGCCACCCAAGCGAATTTGGGCCGAGGACCTTCGCCCGGAGCTGCGGCGACTTCTTGGTGGTGAGGCACTCACGCCGGAGTTGGAGCAGCGGATGGGGCCGGGCGTGTCGCCTGCTGGCAGCGATTCGCCGGGGCCGTGGTTGTCGATCGGGGATAACACCCGAGCCCGGCAGGCTGCAGCTCGCGAGGCCAGACGTCGGCGCTACGGGACGCGCGTTTCCCGCTATCGTCTCCGGGGTGAAGCCTCGGTCGCGGCCGATCAGGTGCTTGCGGAGCTCGCAATTCAGCCCGAATCTGTCTCCTGCGTCGTTTTTGGGGGCGAAACGACAGTCGCGGTAGGGGATGCCTCGGGCTCCGGCGGGCGCAGTCAGGAGCTCGCTCTCGCGGCGGTCCCGGGGCTATCTGGGGGCGGATGGGTTCTCCTGGCGGCCGGAACTGACGGAGTCGACGGAGTCAGCGGGGCGGCCGGGGGCGTTGTTGGCCCAGGAACGTTGCCGTTTTTGGGCTCCCGCGCGGTGGCTGCGGGCCTGCGGGCGCACGATTCTGCAACGGTACTGGCAAAGGCGGGCGGACTGCTCGTGACGGGCCCGACGGGGACGAATGTGGGTGATCTCGTCGTGGCCGTGCGTTCGGCTTGA
- a CDS encoding homoserine kinase: MQQNLPDKKAMAEMLDGYGFGRIQSVAEAPQPWAPNTSGRRDVLVAAGRRKYIVRFEAARPEVDLRREVDLQIFLNKNGFPCPQPLPDRNSRHLKSVGDEVVVAYRHIDGRVRNSEDLTHAQIENIGKSLAELHVIGKGYKKGIDSRFSYARVAESYGQIRNGLPPYFKKIKRTFDEEVEYLGGYLEGKLPKGVIHGEMLDEGILLKGERLVGILNFGAACRGKLIYDLACAINAVCFIKGAYDLKRFETLIAGYEQVRTLSLAEWDAFPNELRFSALRFSIAFLVDLARRPDAEDCLAAITEERVGQKDPEAAVTRKMIGFEKYLARLQILRRERDGGMEPLLLAMATGYDYRRYQKVKATTRAAKAIK; the protein is encoded by the coding sequence ATGCAGCAAAATCTCCCCGACAAGAAGGCCATGGCCGAAATGCTCGATGGTTATGGCTTTGGACGGATCCAATCAGTCGCGGAAGCGCCGCAGCCCTGGGCGCCCAATACCAGCGGGAGGCGAGACGTTCTGGTCGCAGCCGGTCGTCGCAAATACATTGTGCGCTTCGAGGCCGCTCGCCCCGAGGTGGATTTGCGGCGCGAGGTGGATTTGCAGATCTTTCTCAACAAGAACGGTTTCCCGTGCCCGCAGCCGCTTCCGGATCGTAATAGCCGTCATCTGAAATCCGTTGGTGACGAGGTGGTGGTTGCCTATCGGCATATCGACGGGAGAGTTCGGAATTCCGAAGACCTCACACACGCCCAGATCGAGAATATCGGGAAGTCGCTCGCCGAACTCCATGTGATCGGCAAGGGCTACAAAAAGGGTATCGACTCGCGGTTCAGCTACGCGCGAGTTGCTGAATCTTACGGTCAGATTCGCAACGGCTTGCCGCCCTATTTCAAGAAGATCAAGCGGACATTCGATGAAGAGGTCGAATATCTTGGCGGTTATCTCGAGGGAAAACTCCCCAAGGGAGTGATCCATGGCGAAATGCTCGACGAGGGAATCCTTCTCAAGGGTGAACGTCTCGTCGGGATTCTCAACTTCGGGGCTGCTTGCCGAGGCAAGCTGATCTATGATCTCGCGTGTGCGATCAATGCCGTCTGCTTTATCAAGGGCGCCTATGATCTGAAGCGATTCGAAACTCTGATTGCCGGCTACGAGCAGGTGCGGACGCTTTCGCTGGCCGAATGGGACGCATTCCCCAACGAATTGCGCTTCTCCGCCTTGCGGTTCTCGATCGCCTTTCTGGTGGACCTGGCACGCAGGCCCGATGCCGAGGATTGTCTGGCGGCGATCACCGAAGAGCGCGTCGGACAGAAAGACCCCGAGGCCGCCGTGACACGCAAGATGATCGGCTTCGAGAAATACCTTGCCCGGCTGCAGATTTTACGCCGCGAGCGCGATGGCGGCATGGAGCCCCTGCTCCTCGCGATGGCGACCGGCTACGATTACCGACGCTACCAAAAAGTGAAGGCGACCACGCGGGCGGCCAAGGCAATCAAGTAG
- a CDS encoding DUF4136 domain-containing protein gives MARNQKRFLLASLILVFAQACSGPMVRVDFDPAENYEAMKKWAWLPAGESDPKNRKERNDLIERRIRSAISQDMTSKGYAKAFTDDADFLIAYDTVVDQKTSVTSTPGYVGTSMGAYPGYGYGRAAYSPYGYGRYGGYGYGVAIPPQQTVRSYDEGTLIIDFLDHRDMKLFWRGSFSAKLSRHPTQQSTTDTIQDAVKRILAKFPPE, from the coding sequence ATGGCTAGGAACCAGAAAAGATTTCTTCTGGCATCATTGATTTTAGTTTTCGCGCAGGCCTGCAGCGGCCCGATGGTTCGCGTCGATTTCGATCCCGCCGAAAACTACGAGGCCATGAAGAAATGGGCCTGGCTGCCGGCCGGTGAGAGTGATCCGAAAAACCGCAAGGAGCGCAACGATCTGATTGAGCGTCGGATTCGATCAGCGATCAGCCAGGACATGACCAGCAAGGGCTACGCCAAGGCCTTCACCGACGATGCTGATTTTCTCATCGCCTATGACACCGTCGTCGATCAGAAAACTTCGGTTACTTCGACCCCGGGCTACGTCGGCACCAGCATGGGAGCTTATCCCGGCTATGGATACGGCAGGGCCGCCTACTCCCCCTACGGCTATGGCCGGTATGGCGGTTATGGCTACGGGGTCGCCATACCGCCCCAACAGACCGTGCGCAGCTATGACGAGGGGACCCTGATCATCGATTTCCTCGACCACCGCGACATGAAGTTGTTCTGGCGTGGCTCTTTCTCGGCGAAGCTCTCCCGCCATCCCACGCAACAGTCCACGACCGACACGATTCAGGATGCCGTCAAGCGGATTCTTGCCAAGTTTCCCCCGGAGTGA
- a CDS encoding TolC family protein, translating into MQLRWKRLVRGATALAILALASPVAAAEVAESENQSLAASGLIAGATAAEKAALIENPSVWAMLSSQWEYPAREQRLPVVPGNPLQPARLTLREVVTTALAHNPRLLSESLQPLFEEQGILAATAQFDPILGSDANFGRLAEPSSSLLQGANVLQQYSTNWDLSVRKMVRTGAFIEAQWTNRKFTTDNTFFDLNPTLTPQASLTINQPLLRDFGLYFSTLRIRLAETSTDAAVEGYRTNVANFITIVIRAYWDVVLKEESLDVLQGSFELALKTVRDNRTRVDVGVLPPVAVQESEAEAARRNEDVIVAANILEHAKRNLQNMVYLPGQSEFFPRRVQPVEAPTHSPRELPELGAAIEVAMQKRPEIEASRLAVRGGDLRVALNKNQVLPRLDVYGAGGLNGLGGTVRPGINDFTGQPYNDQFAGSYGKALDRMVGGDYYSYTAGVRIEVPIGNAAAEAGYRQARIQREQMSARYRQQISDVALDVSQAFGDVQSDVQRMSATRLARELSEENLRNQMKRYDVGMATTTDLLKFQNDVAASKLAEIRSVIDYNNSLARFERSQGTILDRYNVEIAGRGETDFPWWSF; encoded by the coding sequence ATGCAACTTCGATGGAAACGTCTCGTCCGAGGGGCAACGGCTCTTGCAATTCTGGCGCTCGCTTCGCCAGTTGCTGCTGCTGAAGTCGCCGAGTCCGAGAATCAATCTCTCGCCGCATCCGGCCTGATTGCCGGGGCAACCGCGGCCGAAAAGGCCGCGCTGATCGAGAACCCGTCGGTCTGGGCCATGCTCAGCTCGCAGTGGGAATATCCCGCACGCGAGCAGCGATTGCCGGTCGTTCCGGGCAACCCGCTGCAACCAGCGCGCCTGACGCTACGCGAGGTGGTCACGACAGCTTTGGCTCACAACCCCCGACTGCTCAGCGAATCCCTTCAACCGCTTTTCGAGGAGCAGGGGATTCTGGCAGCCACTGCTCAATTCGACCCGATCCTTGGAAGCGATGCAAATTTCGGCCGATTGGCCGAGCCCTCATCGAGCCTTCTGCAGGGCGCGAACGTTCTCCAGCAGTATTCTACCAATTGGGATCTTTCGGTGCGGAAGATGGTCCGCACAGGCGCCTTTATCGAAGCCCAATGGACCAACCGAAAGTTCACCACGGACAACACCTTCTTCGATCTCAATCCAACCCTGACACCGCAGGCCTCGTTGACCATCAACCAGCCGCTGCTGCGCGACTTCGGCCTGTATTTCTCAACCTTGCGCATCCGGCTGGCCGAAACGTCGACGGATGCAGCCGTCGAGGGCTACCGGACCAATGTCGCGAATTTCATCACCATCGTTATCCGCGCGTATTGGGATGTCGTGCTCAAGGAAGAGAGCCTCGATGTCCTGCAGGGCTCCTTTGAATTGGCCCTCAAGACCGTCCGGGACAACCGAACCCGGGTGGACGTCGGCGTCCTGCCGCCCGTTGCGGTTCAGGAAAGCGAAGCCGAGGCCGCACGCCGCAACGAAGACGTAATCGTCGCAGCGAATATACTCGAGCACGCCAAACGTAATCTCCAAAACATGGTGTACCTGCCGGGCCAAAGTGAATTCTTCCCCCGACGCGTCCAGCCGGTGGAAGCCCCCACCCATTCCCCCAGAGAACTTCCCGAACTCGGCGCCGCCATCGAGGTCGCCATGCAAAAGCGACCGGAAATAGAGGCTTCTCGTCTTGCGGTCCGGGGTGGCGACCTGCGGGTCGCCCTGAACAAGAACCAGGTTCTGCCTCGGTTGGACGTCTATGGCGCCGGTGGCCTCAACGGTCTCGGCGGCACCGTCCGTCCGGGCATCAACGACTTTACTGGCCAGCCCTACAACGACCAATTCGCCGGCAGCTATGGCAAAGCACTCGATCGAATGGTCGGCGGGGACTACTACTCTTATACCGCAGGGGTGCGAATCGAGGTGCCCATCGGGAATGCCGCCGCCGAAGCCGGTTACCGTCAGGCACGGATCCAGAGAGAGCAGATGTCGGCGCGCTATCGCCAACAGATCTCCGATGTCGCTCTCGATGTCAGTCAGGCTTTCGGCGATGTGCAGTCCGATGTCCAACGGATGTCGGCAACGCGTCTGGCTCGCGAGCTGAGCGAAGAAAACCTGCGCAACCAGATGAAACGCTACGATGTCGGGATGGCCACTACCACCGACCTTCTCAAGTTCCAGAACGACGTTGCGGCTTCCAAGCTCGCCGAGATTCGCTCAGTGATCGACTACAACAACTCGCTGGCGCGCTTCGAACGCTCGCAAGGCACGATCCTCGATCGTTATAACGTCGAGATCGCCGGTCGCGGGGAGACGGACTTTCCCTGGTGGTCTTTCTAG